A single Larimichthys crocea isolate SSNF chromosome VIII, L_crocea_2.0, whole genome shotgun sequence DNA region contains:
- the LOC104920616 gene encoding relaxin-3 receptor 1 produces MDEIFNHTGAVNRSSSGDEKFSFEDIDVSADGTLILRILISVVYSVVCAVGLVGNLLVFFLMRLRQGRKRSTINFFIINLAVTDFQFVLTLPFWAVDTALDFSWPFGDAMCKIILSVTVMNMYASVFFLTAMSVTRYLSVASALKKRSYRRSRCVKWVCAVIWVLATVATAPTSIFSTVTVVAGEKLCLLKFPEGHDWLALYHIQKILIAFIIPMLIVCVNYLMLLRFVRRRSMDSSNPKRRSRVTKSVAIVVLSFFCCWMPNHAITFWGVLVKFNAVNWDKSYYMVHTYVFPVTVCLAHANSCLNPVLYCLMRPEIRKMLRGLFWRVSTPPANKGCATRSGETQGVVPLQIIDNGEYSMSILDRKSLSSSKMIPYNR; encoded by the coding sequence ATGGATGAAATATTTAACCACACTGGAGCAGTGAACCGAAGTTCGTCTGGTGATGAGAAATTCAGTTTTGAAGACATCGATGTGAGCGCGGACGGCACCCTCATCCTGAGGATACTCATCTCCGTGGTGTACTCTGTAGTTTGCGCAGTGGGTTTGGTGGGGAACCTGCTCGTGTTCTTCCTCATGAGATTACGACAGGGTCGAAAGAGGTCCACCATTAATTTTTTCATCATTAACTTGGCAGTTACGGACTTCCAGTTCGTGCTCACTCTGCCCTTCTGGGCTGTGGACACCGCGCTGGACTTCAGCTGGCCGTTTGGAGACGCCATGTGCAAAATCATCCTCTCGGTCACCGTGATGAACATGTACGCCAGCGTGTTTTTTCTCACTGCCATGAGTGTGACCCGTTACCTGTCTGTCGCCTCGGCCCTAAAGAAAAGATCTTACAGGAGGTCACGGTGTGTGAAGTGGGTGTGCGCGGTGATTTGGGTGTTGGCAACAGTGGCCACAGCCCCGACATCTATCTTCTCCACCGTGACAGTGGTCGCTGGAGAAAAACTCTGCCTCCTCAAGTTTCCCGAAGGGCACGACTGGCTCGCCCTCTATCACATCCAGAAAATACTGATAGCGTTCATCATCCCGATGCTCATAGTCTGTGTTAACTATCTGATGCTCCTGCGCTTCGTGAGACGGAGGAGCATGGACAGCAGCAACCCAAAACGGAGATCTAGAGTCACCAAATCAGTCGCTATCGtggttttgtctttcttctgctgctggatGCCAAATCATGCCATCACCTTCTGGGGTGTCTTGGTCAAATTTAACGCAGTCAACTGGGATAAATCATATTACATGGTGCACACGTACGTGTTCCCGGTGACTGTGTGCTTGGCGCACGCAAACAGCTGCTTGAACCCGGTGCTTTACTGTCTGATGAGGCCAGAGATCAGGAAGATGCTCAGAGGTTTGTTTTGGAGAGTCTCCACTCCACCTGCCAACAAGGGATGCGCGACGCGCTCTGGAGAAACCCAGGGAGTCGTTCCTCTCCAAATTATAGACAATGGAGAGTACTCGATGTCCATTTTAGACCGTAAAAGCTTATCAAGCTCCAAAATGATCCCATACAACCGATAA